One genomic segment of Caldimonas brevitalea includes these proteins:
- a CDS encoding antibiotic biosynthesis monooxygenase family protein, producing MVLEVALLQVRPGQEAEFETAFRQAQLIISSMSGYLTHELQRCIERPNEYILLVRWQSLEAHEVGFRQSAEYQEWKRLLHHFYEPFPVVLHYRAVQGVVGA from the coding sequence ATGGTCCTCGAAGTCGCTCTTCTTCAAGTTCGCCCCGGCCAGGAGGCCGAGTTCGAGACGGCCTTCCGACAGGCGCAACTCATCATCTCGTCGATGTCGGGCTACCTCACGCACGAGTTGCAGCGCTGCATCGAACGGCCGAACGAGTACATCCTGCTGGTGCGCTGGCAGTCGCTGGAAGCGCATGAGGTCGGGTTTCGGCAGTCGGCCGAATATCAAGAATGGAAGCGCCTGCTGCACCACTTCTATGAGCCGTTCCCGGTTGTTCTGCACTACCGGGCGGTTCAAGGGGTGGTCGGCGCCTGA
- a CDS encoding hemin-degrading factor: protein MKMTVQNEPDATLRQRHQALQAAEPGLRIRDRARRLGVSEAELVAAGCGVEAVALALPPQPLVQALGTLGRVMALTRNDGCVHERHGRYEDIRAEGHMGLVLGPDIDLRLFFDHWASAYAVVEQGRYSLQFFDHSGTAVHKVYRTEATDAQAWATLVARHASAHPPPLQLQPPVAPDAATEADDPAALRADWLALQDTHEFFPMLKRFKLTRLAALRAVGPDLAQPVPTDTAERVLQAAATSALRIMCFVANRGVVQIHSGPVQRLLRTGPWFNVLDPDFNLHLNTEAIAARWVVNKPTRDGWVTSLEVYDRAGSLMLQCFGERKPGHRELPAWRDLMAGLCPHRLAS, encoded by the coding sequence ATGAAAATGACCGTTCAGAACGAGCCCGATGCAACCCTGCGACAACGCCATCAGGCGCTGCAGGCGGCCGAGCCCGGCTTGCGCATCCGCGACCGCGCCCGACGCCTGGGGGTGAGCGAGGCCGAACTGGTGGCGGCCGGATGCGGGGTCGAGGCGGTCGCGCTGGCCCTGCCGCCGCAACCGCTGGTGCAGGCGCTGGGCACGCTGGGCCGCGTGATGGCGTTGACACGCAACGACGGTTGCGTGCACGAGCGACACGGTCGCTACGAAGACATCCGAGCCGAGGGACACATGGGGCTGGTGCTCGGGCCCGACATCGACCTGCGGCTGTTCTTCGACCACTGGGCCTCGGCCTACGCCGTGGTCGAGCAGGGCCGGTACAGCCTGCAGTTCTTCGACCACAGCGGCACCGCGGTGCACAAGGTGTATCGGACCGAGGCGACCGACGCGCAGGCCTGGGCGACCCTCGTCGCGCGTCATGCCTCGGCGCATCCCCCACCGTTGCAGTTGCAGCCGCCCGTCGCACCCGACGCGGCCACCGAAGCGGACGACCCCGCGGCCTTGCGCGCCGACTGGCTGGCGCTGCAAGACACGCACGAGTTCTTTCCGATGCTCAAAAGGTTCAAGCTGACCCGGCTCGCGGCCCTGCGCGCCGTGGGCCCCGACCTGGCCCAACCGGTACCGACCGACACCGCCGAGCGTGTGCTGCAGGCGGCGGCGACCTCGGCTCTGCGCATCATGTGTTTCGTGGCCAACCGCGGTGTGGTGCAGATCCACTCGGGCCCCGTGCAGCGCCTGCTGCGCACCGGGCCCTGGTTCAATGTGCTGGACCCGGACTTCAACCTGCACCTCAACACCGAAGCGATCGCCGCCCGCTGGGTGGTCAACAAGCCGACCCGCGACGGCTGGGTGACGTCGCTGGAGGTCTACGACCGTGCCGGCAGCTTGATGCTGCAGTGCTTCGGCGAACGCAAGCCCGGACACCGGGAGCTGCCCGCCTGGCGCGACCTGATGGCCGGCCTGTGCCCGCATCGGCTGGCGTCGTGA
- a CDS encoding TonB-dependent receptor plug domain-containing protein: MASCGNAALAAEPEVRRLQPFVVTGTRSEKPADDSPVRTEVVGTEELARTHARSLKEALENVPGLQLREIHGKSGFELSLQGLGSDHVLVLIDGLPISASTSSTVDLSQYLLVDVERIEVVKGAASAQYGSSAMGGVVNVIPRRIEAGTRAQLQVDAGSWGHQNASGRAGEPGMTHALLGVEGGSERWRLRLVGDVNDSRGFAADPAGWTRQGDAVRREQAAVRLSWLPQRHSELWLDASTYREDNEKRYDYFVPPVQVPQRKTEDITRERVVGGTRWRFDSGLRAELKGLHERYDSHTLSYSAAALTGERQSALRTDHASLQIDLPAWHRQLWQLGADLHRERLAQQVDGIGELAAGEVERVARELFAQNDIIVDDRWELLLGVRWQDDSDFGSHVAPKASLRWQLPQGERWRGVLRASLGRGYRVPNLKERHYLFDHSALGYRVEGNPDLQPESSTSLQLGTTLHRGETLTFDANAFLNRVRDLIQTDLGHATVVDGIATYTYRNVARARTRGLETALTWRAAAGLSLNAAYTRTHTEDLSNGRELTRRPRDVLRLGLDWTAYPSGTVSLRGRYQGHELVDQESDARSPAWTTVDLKFNHTWAPGRVLFAGIDNLFDQQRNFANPSDFGPAAGRFFYLGARFTVGTQP, from the coding sequence TTGGCCAGCTGCGGCAACGCGGCCCTCGCCGCCGAACCCGAAGTGCGCCGGCTTCAGCCCTTCGTGGTGACCGGCACCCGCAGCGAAAAGCCGGCTGACGACAGCCCGGTTCGCACCGAGGTGGTCGGCACGGAGGAACTGGCCCGCACCCACGCCCGCAGCCTCAAAGAGGCGCTCGAGAACGTGCCGGGCCTGCAACTGCGCGAGATCCATGGCAAGTCGGGCTTCGAGCTGTCGCTGCAGGGGTTGGGGAGCGACCATGTGCTGGTGCTGATCGACGGGCTGCCCATCAGCGCCAGCACCAGCTCGACCGTGGACCTGAGCCAGTACCTGCTGGTGGACGTGGAGCGCATCGAGGTGGTCAAGGGCGCGGCATCGGCACAGTACGGCAGCTCGGCCATGGGCGGCGTCGTCAACGTGATCCCCCGGCGCATCGAAGCCGGCACCCGCGCACAACTGCAGGTCGACGCCGGGAGCTGGGGGCATCAGAACGCGTCCGGTCGGGCCGGCGAGCCCGGCATGACACACGCGCTGCTCGGTGTCGAAGGCGGCAGCGAGCGCTGGCGGCTGCGGCTGGTTGGCGATGTGAACGACTCACGCGGCTTCGCGGCCGACCCTGCGGGCTGGACGCGCCAGGGCGACGCGGTGCGACGTGAGCAGGCGGCCGTCCGACTCAGCTGGCTGCCCCAGCGACACAGCGAGCTGTGGCTGGATGCCAGCACCTATCGAGAAGACAACGAGAAGCGCTACGACTACTTCGTGCCGCCCGTGCAGGTGCCTCAACGCAAGACCGAAGACATCACGCGCGAACGCGTGGTGGGCGGCACACGCTGGCGTTTCGACAGCGGGCTGCGTGCCGAGCTCAAAGGCCTGCATGAGCGCTACGACAGCCACACGCTGTCGTACTCGGCGGCGGCGCTGACCGGCGAGCGGCAGTCGGCCCTGCGCACCGACCATGCCAGCCTGCAGATCGACCTGCCGGCCTGGCACCGGCAGCTCTGGCAGCTGGGGGCCGACCTGCACCGCGAACGGCTGGCCCAGCAAGTGGACGGCATCGGCGAATTGGCCGCAGGCGAGGTGGAGCGCGTCGCGCGCGAGCTGTTCGCCCAGAACGACATCATCGTCGACGACCGCTGGGAGCTGCTGCTGGGCGTGCGCTGGCAGGACGACTCCGATTTCGGCAGCCATGTCGCGCCGAAGGCCAGCCTGCGATGGCAGCTGCCGCAGGGCGAGAGGTGGCGCGGCGTGCTACGCGCCAGTCTCGGGCGGGGCTACCGCGTGCCCAACCTGAAGGAGCGGCACTATCTGTTCGACCACAGCGCGCTCGGCTATCGCGTGGAGGGCAACCCGGACCTGCAGCCCGAATCGTCGACCAGTCTGCAGCTGGGCACCACGCTGCACCGGGGCGAGACGCTCACCTTCGACGCCAACGCCTTCCTCAACCGCGTGCGCGACCTGATCCAGACCGACCTCGGGCATGCGACCGTGGTCGACGGCATCGCCACGTATACCTACCGCAACGTGGCCCGTGCCCGTACCCGTGGCCTGGAAACGGCACTGACCTGGCGCGCTGCAGCCGGCCTCAGCCTCAACGCGGCCTACACCCGCACGCACACCGAGGACCTGAGCAACGGGCGCGAGCTGACCCGCCGCCCACGCGACGTGTTGCGTCTGGGGCTGGACTGGACGGCCTACCCGTCGGGCACCGTCTCGCTGCGCGGCCGCTACCAGGGCCACGAGCTTGTCGACCAAGAGAGCGACGCCCGCTCGCCCGCCTGGACCACGGTCGATCTCAAGTTCAACCACACCTGGGCGCCGGGCCGGGTGCTGTTCGCCGGCATCGACAACCTGTTCGACCAGCAGCGCAATTTCGCCAACCCGAGTGACTTCGGCCCGGCCGCCGGACGCTTCTTCTACCTCGGTGCCCGCTTCACCGTGGGCACCCAACCTTGA
- a CDS encoding alpha/beta fold hydrolase has translation MNRLAKLFTVSALAMAALTSQAQSAAQPVPKGVAALGASYIAARDGTPLYYKDWGPKEGPVVIFSHGWPLNSDSWESQMMFLADHGFRVVAHDRRGHGRSGQPWNDHHMNQYADDLAAVIEALNLKDATLVGFSTGGGEVARYIGRHGTRRVAKVVFVSAVTPIMVKTPTNPEGVSMDVFDGLRKGSLENRAQLYKDLASGPFFGFNRPGAKPSEGLIDSFWRQGMVAGHKPTFDSIKAFSETNFVEDLKKIDKPTLVVHGDDDQIVPIATTGRATARLVRNARLVEYAGAPHGITDTHKDRLNQDLLEFIKR, from the coding sequence ATGAACCGTCTTGCCAAGCTTTTCACCGTCTCGGCCCTTGCCATGGCCGCCCTGACGTCACAGGCGCAGTCTGCTGCACAGCCCGTCCCGAAAGGCGTCGCGGCGCTGGGAGCGAGCTACATCGCCGCCCGCGACGGCACGCCGCTGTACTACAAGGACTGGGGTCCGAAGGAGGGGCCGGTGGTGATCTTCAGCCACGGCTGGCCGCTCAACTCCGACAGCTGGGAGTCGCAGATGATGTTCCTGGCGGACCACGGTTTCCGCGTGGTGGCCCATGACCGCCGCGGCCATGGCCGCTCCGGCCAACCGTGGAACGACCACCACATGAACCAGTACGCCGACGACCTGGCCGCCGTCATCGAGGCCCTGAATCTGAAGGACGCCACGCTGGTGGGCTTTTCGACCGGCGGTGGCGAGGTGGCGCGCTACATCGGTCGGCATGGCACGCGCCGGGTCGCGAAGGTGGTCTTCGTCAGTGCGGTCACGCCCATCATGGTCAAGACGCCAACCAACCCGGAGGGTGTGTCGATGGACGTCTTCGATGGGCTGCGCAAGGGCTCGCTGGAAAACCGCGCGCAGTTGTACAAGGACCTGGCGAGCGGCCCCTTCTTCGGCTTCAACCGACCCGGCGCGAAGCCGTCCGAAGGCTTGATCGATTCGTTCTGGCGCCAAGGGATGGTGGCGGGGCACAAGCCGACCTTCGATTCGATCAAGGCGTTCTCCGAGACCAACTTCGTCGAAGACCTGAAGAAGATCGACAAGCCCACGCTGGTCGTCCACGGTGACGACGACCAGATCGTGCCGATTGCCACCACCGGTCGCGCGACCGCCCGACTCGTCAGAAACGCCCGCCTGGTCGAGTACGCCGGCGCCCCGCACGGCATCACGGACACGCACAAGGATCGCCTGAACCAGGACCTGCTGGAGTTCATCAAGCGCTGA
- a CDS encoding heme ABC transporter ATP-binding protein, which produces MLVAQGLGCARGPRQVLSQVDLALKAGEVVGVLGANGAGKSSLLACLAGELQPCAGRVTLDGRPLPAWSPVQLARRRAVLPQTPTLAFDLQVAEVVAMGAYPHPSLSPAEVRRLCAQALATVEGTPFTERRYLQLSGGEQQRVQFARVLLQVLAGQATGAGQTLLLDEPTASLDPLHQWQLMAAAASLARQHGCAVLTVLHDVNLAARWCDRLLLLSGGRTVASGPPAHVLTEATLEQVYGLPARVVEHPGLREVPLVLFASGPAAAAPAVARTLG; this is translated from the coding sequence ATGCTGGTCGCACAAGGCCTGGGCTGCGCGCGCGGCCCGCGACAGGTGCTGTCCCAGGTCGACCTGGCGCTGAAGGCGGGCGAGGTGGTCGGCGTGCTCGGCGCCAATGGCGCCGGCAAGTCGTCCTTGCTGGCCTGTCTCGCCGGGGAACTGCAGCCCTGTGCCGGCCGCGTGACGCTGGACGGTCGGCCCTTGCCGGCGTGGTCACCGGTGCAGCTGGCACGCCGCCGGGCGGTCCTGCCGCAAACGCCGACCCTGGCCTTCGATCTTCAAGTGGCCGAGGTGGTGGCGATGGGTGCCTATCCCCATCCGTCGTTGTCGCCTGCGGAGGTGCGGCGGCTCTGCGCACAGGCCCTCGCGACGGTCGAGGGCACACCCTTCACCGAGCGGCGCTACCTGCAGCTGTCGGGTGGCGAACAGCAGCGTGTGCAGTTCGCCCGAGTGCTGTTGCAGGTGCTCGCCGGGCAGGCCACCGGCGCAGGCCAGACGCTGCTGCTCGACGAACCGACCGCCAGCCTCGACCCCCTGCACCAGTGGCAGCTGATGGCGGCCGCCGCATCGCTCGCACGACAACACGGCTGCGCGGTGCTGACGGTGCTGCACGACGTCAACCTGGCAGCACGGTGGTGCGACCGTTTGCTGCTGCTGTCTGGCGGACGAACGGTGGCCTCGGGCCCGCCCGCCCATGTGCTCACCGAAGCGACGCTGGAGCAGGTGTATGGCCTGCCGGCACGGGTCGTCGAGCATCCCGGGCTCCGCGAGGTGCCGCTGGTGTTGTTCGCCAGCGGCCCGGCGGCCGCAGCACCGGCGGTGGCGCGAACGCTCGGGTAG
- a CDS encoding FecCD family ABC transporter permease: MSRFFRLQGAALPSRPAALLLALLLLAGLCAASLTSGAVDLPALQLLLRWRPTTPPTTDETLWRALLLEVRLPRVLFAVAAGAALAVCGVAMQALFRNPLAEPGLIGVSLGGACGAVAAIVLGAQSLVSVAPAAFAGSLTATALAWRLGAHRTDPAGLVLAGVAVNALCGSLIGLFTYQADDVQLRNITFWNLGSLAAARWPLLAWLLPWTVLWSALLLREWRAMNALLLGEREAAHLGFAVAALRRRMIVLTALLVGPLVAVAGTIAFVGLVVPHLVRLIAGADHRWLLPFSLIAGALALTVADWVARVVAAPAELPIGVVTSLVGGPFLMALLARRRS; this comes from the coding sequence ATGAGCCGATTTTTTCGCCTGCAGGGGGCCGCGCTGCCGTCCAGGCCGGCAGCCCTGCTGCTGGCTCTCTTGCTGCTGGCCGGCCTGTGCGCCGCCTCGCTGACAAGCGGCGCGGTCGACCTGCCCGCGCTGCAGCTGCTGCTGCGCTGGCGGCCCACCACACCGCCGACCACCGACGAAACCTTGTGGCGCGCCCTGCTGCTCGAGGTGCGGCTGCCACGTGTGCTGTTCGCCGTCGCCGCCGGTGCGGCGCTGGCCGTCTGCGGCGTGGCGATGCAGGCCTTGTTCCGCAACCCTTTGGCCGAACCCGGGCTGATCGGGGTCTCGCTGGGCGGCGCTTGCGGCGCCGTGGCGGCCATCGTGCTCGGCGCCCAGAGCCTGGTCTCGGTGGCGCCGGCCGCGTTCGCGGGCAGCTTGACGGCGACCGCCCTGGCGTGGCGTCTGGGGGCCCACCGCACAGACCCGGCCGGGCTGGTGCTGGCCGGGGTGGCGGTCAACGCCCTCTGCGGCAGCCTCATCGGCCTGTTCACCTATCAGGCCGACGACGTGCAACTGCGCAACATCACCTTCTGGAACCTCGGCAGCCTGGCCGCGGCGCGCTGGCCCTTGCTCGCCTGGCTGCTGCCGTGGACGGTGCTGTGGTCTGCGCTGCTGCTGCGCGAATGGCGCGCGATGAACGCGCTGCTGCTCGGCGAGCGCGAGGCGGCCCATCTCGGCTTTGCCGTGGCGGCCCTGCGGCGCCGCATGATCGTCTTGACAGCGCTGCTGGTCGGCCCCCTGGTGGCCGTGGCCGGCACCATCGCGTTTGTCGGCCTGGTGGTGCCGCATCTGGTGCGCCTGATCGCCGGCGCCGACCACCGCTGGCTGTTGCCGTTCTCGCTGATCGCCGGCGCGCTGGCCCTGACGGTGGCCGATTGGGTGGCGCGCGTCGTCGCGGCGCCGGCCGAGCTGCCCATCGGCGTGGTCACCAGCCTGGTGGGCGGGCCCTTTCTGATGGCGTTGCTCGCGAGGAGGCGAAGCTGA
- a CDS encoding AraC family transcriptional regulator, whose product MVDRLAALLDHFSVRARTFHAGLLCGINALEADEPYGQLHLIRDGEVEVRHGLQTAVRITQPSLLLYPRPMAHGFITDRQQGANFVCAHVQFEGGAANPIMAALPAFVCMPLDQLPGCEPVLQVLFTEAESTYCGRQSMLDRLFEVVLIQILRQLMEQRQVQPGMLAGLAHDRVRKAMVALHEAPERDWSLEALAVQAGMSRTTFANTFRDIVGLTPGSYLQRWRIGLAQKMLRQGRSLRLIAEAVGYGSEAALSRAFRAQTGSSPREWRKAAAGAS is encoded by the coding sequence ATGGTGGATCGACTCGCGGCGCTGCTGGATCACTTCTCGGTCCGCGCGCGCACCTTCCACGCCGGTCTGCTGTGCGGCATCAACGCGCTGGAGGCCGACGAGCCTTACGGCCAACTGCACCTGATCCGGGACGGGGAGGTCGAGGTGCGCCATGGCCTGCAAACGGCCGTGCGCATCACGCAGCCCAGCCTGTTGCTGTATCCCCGTCCGATGGCCCACGGGTTCATCACGGACCGCCAGCAGGGCGCGAACTTCGTCTGCGCGCATGTGCAGTTCGAAGGCGGGGCGGCCAACCCCATCATGGCGGCCCTGCCGGCGTTCGTCTGCATGCCCCTTGATCAGTTGCCCGGTTGCGAGCCGGTGCTGCAGGTGCTGTTCACGGAAGCCGAGTCGACCTACTGCGGCCGTCAGTCCATGCTCGACCGCTTGTTCGAAGTGGTGCTCATCCAGATCCTGCGCCAGCTGATGGAGCAGCGCCAGGTCCAGCCGGGCATGCTGGCCGGCCTGGCGCACGATCGGGTGCGCAAGGCGATGGTGGCGTTGCACGAGGCGCCCGAGCGCGATTGGTCGCTCGAAGCGTTGGCGGTGCAGGCGGGGATGTCACGTACGACGTTTGCCAACACGTTTCGGGACATCGTCGGCCTGACGCCGGGTAGCTATCTCCAGCGCTGGCGCATCGGCCTGGCGCAAAAGATGTTGCGCCAAGGCCGTTCGCTCAGGCTGATCGCCGAAGCGGTGGGGTATGGCAGCGAGGCGGCCTTGTCGCGGGCCTTCCGTGCGCAGACCGGCTCGTCCCCGAGGGAGTGGCGGAAGGCGGCGGCGGGGGCGAGCTGA
- a CDS encoding heme/hemin ABC transporter substrate-binding protein encodes MQPVRRRAVLAVLLAGGVGAATAAPGARVVSLGGGVTEIVHALGAGSLLVGTDRSSVYPESARQLPQVGYYRSFSVEGVASLRPDLVLASDQAGPRESLQQLQRLGMRVVVLPSAPTLDALAQRVMGVAVALQREAAGRALAEDLRQQVARLRATPPPRAALRVLLLSSHTGRLQAAGSGTAADAMLRLAGAENVFAAQHSYKPVAPEAVAALRPEAIVTTASSVAAAGGLEGFASQPGVALTPAARARRIVVMDELLLLGFGPRLPQALRQLQAGLAQP; translated from the coding sequence ATGCAGCCTGTTCGAAGAAGAGCCGTGCTGGCCGTCTTGCTCGCCGGTGGGGTGGGTGCGGCCACGGCCGCGCCCGGCGCGCGGGTGGTCAGCCTCGGTGGTGGGGTGACCGAGATCGTGCATGCGCTGGGGGCCGGCAGCCTGTTGGTCGGGACGGACCGTTCCAGCGTCTATCCCGAGTCCGCCCGGCAACTGCCGCAGGTCGGGTACTACCGCAGCTTCTCGGTGGAAGGCGTGGCCAGCCTCCGGCCCGACCTCGTGCTCGCCTCCGATCAGGCCGGGCCGCGAGAGTCGCTGCAGCAGTTGCAGCGGCTGGGCATGCGGGTGGTGGTGTTGCCGTCCGCACCGACCCTCGATGCGCTGGCCCAGCGTGTGATGGGCGTGGCGGTGGCGCTGCAGCGTGAGGCGGCAGGGCGGGCCCTGGCCGAAGACCTGCGGCAGCAGGTCGCCCGCCTGCGTGCCACGCCGCCACCGCGCGCTGCCCTGCGGGTGCTGCTGCTCAGCAGCCACACGGGGCGGCTGCAGGCGGCGGGCAGTGGCACCGCGGCCGACGCCATGTTGCGGTTGGCCGGGGCCGAGAACGTCTTTGCCGCTCAGCACAGCTACAAGCCTGTGGCACCGGAAGCGGTGGCGGCGCTACGGCCGGAGGCGATCGTCACCACCGCCTCATCGGTGGCGGCCGCCGGCGGCCTCGAGGGGTTTGCGAGCCAGCCGGGCGTGGCGCTGACGCCCGCCGCACGCGCGCGGCGCATCGTCGTGATGGACGAACTCCTGTTGCTCGGCTTCGGGCCTCGCCTGCCGCAGGCGCTGCGGCAGTTGCAGGCCGGCCTGGCGCAGCCTTGA
- a CDS encoding HmuY family protein has protein sequence MRPPTAAALLALTVTLALTACGGGGGGSGDNEADDNGGAPSNPPGQSGPAAFTQQASWTFTLPPAGSSLCYDFNTKTDVADCSGKAWDLKVTSSGRGATLWTNSGSSGNGAGGAFGGPFDHSWSALQAWQNATTDPVNGAMPDSVYAADAAHSVFTGSNGIQSAAFEYGVGGSTDHRLYPNFRVFLLTTDSRSPDTTGTEAHPVFALQLIGYYGGSGGTTSGYPSFRWVDRRAPGTVRAATVDARSGWVYFDLGSGTVSSETGTWHIAFNRYNVKLNGGSSGPGQVGGFLAQTPAGFYDSQGAPVAAKFRSAGNVEATLADLTTADLAAQPASASAWVRDTLASRLNQPYRGRYPEALDYGWWTYYPTTAAAAAAGLPPVAHLVKATPERGALVRGGEGDTYARLQLQEIRYADPADAASAQTWTVHFDVQPAP, from the coding sequence ATGCGACCTCCTACCGCAGCGGCGCTGCTCGCCCTGACCGTGACCCTGGCCCTTACCGCCTGCGGTGGCGGCGGCGGCGGAAGCGGTGACAACGAGGCCGACGACAACGGCGGCGCGCCGTCCAACCCACCCGGGCAGAGCGGCCCGGCGGCGTTCACCCAGCAGGCGAGCTGGACCTTCACGCTGCCGCCGGCCGGCAGCTCGCTGTGTTATGACTTCAACACGAAAACCGACGTGGCGGACTGCAGCGGCAAGGCCTGGGACCTGAAGGTCACCAGCAGCGGGCGCGGCGCGACGCTGTGGACCAACAGCGGCAGCAGCGGCAACGGCGCGGGCGGCGCCTTCGGCGGGCCTTTCGATCACAGCTGGTCGGCGCTGCAAGCGTGGCAGAACGCCACCACCGACCCGGTGAACGGCGCGATGCCGGACAGCGTCTATGCAGCCGACGCGGCGCACAGCGTGTTCACCGGCAGCAACGGCATCCAGTCGGCCGCATTCGAGTACGGCGTGGGGGGCAGCACGGATCACCGGCTGTATCCCAACTTCCGAGTCTTCCTGCTGACCACCGACAGCCGCAGCCCCGACACCACCGGCACCGAGGCCCACCCGGTGTTTGCGCTGCAGCTGATCGGCTACTACGGCGGCAGCGGCGGCACCACCTCCGGCTACCCCTCGTTCCGCTGGGTCGACCGGCGTGCGCCGGGGACGGTGCGTGCGGCCACCGTGGACGCCCGCTCGGGATGGGTGTACTTCGACCTCGGCAGCGGCACCGTCAGCAGCGAGACGGGCACCTGGCACATCGCCTTCAACCGCTACAACGTCAAGCTCAACGGCGGCAGCTCCGGCCCCGGCCAGGTCGGCGGTTTCCTCGCGCAGACCCCGGCCGGCTTCTATGACAGCCAGGGCGCACCGGTGGCCGCGAAGTTCCGGTCGGCAGGCAATGTGGAAGCGACTCTCGCCGATCTGACCACGGCCGACCTGGCCGCGCAGCCCGCCTCGGCCTCGGCCTGGGTGCGCGACACCTTGGCATCACGACTCAACCAGCCCTATCGGGGCCGCTATCCGGAAGCACTGGACTACGGCTGGTGGACGTACTACCCGACCACGGCCGCCGCCGCCGCTGCCGGTCTGCCGCCGGTGGCCCATCTGGTCAAGGCGACACCCGAGCGGGGCGCACTGGTGCGCGGCGGCGAGGGCGACACCTACGCCCGACTGCAGTTGCAGGAGATCCGCTACGCCGACCCGGCCGATGCGGCGAGCGCGCAGACCTGGACCGTGCACTTCGACGTCCAACCCGCACCGTGA
- a CDS encoding PEP-CTERM sorting domain-containing protein, which translates to MRSALNPARYTLVPIVGDTCVDLQVTAVPEPETLGLLAVGLLGLQGVVARRRGDRGRRSRDAGQDA; encoded by the coding sequence GTGCGAAGCGCACTGAACCCGGCGCGGTACACCTTGGTGCCCATCGTCGGTGACACCTGCGTCGACCTGCAGGTCACGGCCGTCCCAGAACCTGAAACGCTGGGACTGCTGGCCGTCGGCCTGCTCGGCTTGCAGGGGGTGGTGGCGCGGCGGCGTGGCGACAGGGGGAGGCGGTCCAGAGACGCTGGGCAAGACGCCTGA
- a CDS encoding PaaI family thioesterase has translation MSDRSGFFWQIQNGEVPTPEAVKTLCGRVVSVDPEAGTIETEFRAGLPFTNPAGKIQGGFLAAMLDDTMGPALAATLKAGEFAPTLSLNVNYLQPASVGLIRGVGRVVRRGGKVCHLSGELYQGENLVASGTAVALLRSS, from the coding sequence ATGAGTGACAGATCAGGCTTCTTTTGGCAGATCCAGAACGGCGAGGTTCCCACACCGGAAGCCGTGAAAACCTTGTGCGGACGCGTCGTCAGCGTCGATCCCGAGGCAGGCACCATCGAGACAGAATTCCGCGCGGGGCTTCCGTTCACCAATCCAGCCGGCAAGATCCAAGGCGGTTTTCTGGCCGCCATGCTCGACGACACGATGGGCCCGGCGCTGGCCGCGACCTTGAAGGCCGGAGAGTTCGCGCCCACGCTGTCGCTGAACGTGAACTACCTGCAACCGGCTTCGGTGGGGTTGATACGAGGGGTGGGGCGCGTGGTACGGCGCGGCGGCAAGGTGTGCCACCTGTCCGGCGAGTTGTACCAAGGCGAGAACCTGGTGGCATCGGGTACCGCGGTCGCCCTGCTCCGTTCGTCGTAG